The following are encoded in a window of Panicum virgatum strain AP13 chromosome 5N, P.virgatum_v5, whole genome shotgun sequence genomic DNA:
- the LOC120672758 gene encoding laccase-25-like isoform X1, whose amino-acid sequence MAWPWLLPLGLFFAASVAQAAVVEHTFNVGNLSISQLCEQAMIITAVNGRLPGPTIKVREGDTVVVHLVNESPHNMTIHWHGVFQRGSPWADGPSMVTQCPVMPGCNYTYRFNVTGQEGTLWWHAHISFLRATVYGALVIRPRGGAASYPFSPKPHREEVLLLGEWWNANVYDLERTAFLSGNITGPANAYTINGKPGDPYSNCSAADQTYKFHVRRNEKYLLRIINAALNTPMFLRVANHRFTVVAADAAYTTPYETDVVVVAPGQTVDALMAAAGAAPGRYYMVATPYDSAVGGTPPFNPATARAVVEYAGAAGDETPQLPPPTQNNDTATAFRFLSNLTALVLPGKPTVPLSVDTRMFVTVGLGNGDCQPKQTLCNTTDGTRPRIFSSSMNNASFLLPDAGSPSMLQAHYDGNASGVYTRDFPDRPPVIFDYTADASDTDELKYTTKSTKVRTLRYNETVEMVLQNTRLIAKESHPMHLHGFNFFVLAQGFGNYDEAAAAPGFKFNLVNPQERNTVAVPTGGWAVIRFVANNPGMWFMHCHFDAHLDLGLGMVFEVQDGPTVETSVPPPPLDLPHC is encoded by the exons ATGGCCTGGCCTTGGTTACTGCCTCTCGGCCTCTTTTTCGCTGCCTCTGTTGCTCAAGCTGCTGTTGTGGAGCACACCTTCAAT GTCGGGAACCTGTCTATAAGCCAGCTGTGCGAGCAGGCGATGATCATCACGGCGGTGAACGGGCGGCTCCCCGGACCGACCATCAAGGTCCGGGAGGGCGACACGGTGGTTGTCCACCTCGTCAACGAGTCGCCCCACAACATGACCATCCACTG gcacggcgtgttccAGCGCGGCTCGCCGTGGGCGGACGGCCCGTCGATGGTGACGCAGTGCCCCGTGATGCCGGGGTGCAACTACACGTACCGCTTCAACGTGACGGGCCAGGAAGGCACGCTGTGGTGGCACGCGCACATCTCCTTCCTCCGCGCCACCGTCTACGGCGCGCTAGTCATCcgaccccgcggcggcgccgcctcctaCCCCTTCTCCCCGAAGCCCCACCGCGAGGaggtcctcctcctcggcgagtGGTGGAACGCCAACGTCTACGACCTGGAGCGCACGGCGTTCCTCTCCGGCAACATCACGGGCCCCGCCAACGCCTACACCATCAACGGCAAGCCGGGCGACCCCTACAGCAactgctccgccgccgaccaGACGTACAAGTTTCATGTGCGGCGGAACGAGAAGTACCTGCTCCGGATCATCAACGCCGCGCTCAACACGCCCATGTTCCTCCGGGTGGCCAACCACAGATtcaccgtcgtcgccgccgacgccgcctacACGACGCCGTACGAAACggacgtggtggtggtagcGCCGGGGCAGACCGTGGACGCCCTcatggcggccgcgggcgccgcccccggccggTACTACATGGTGGCGACGCCCTACGACAGCGCCGTCGGCGGGACCCCGCCGTTCAACCCGGCCACCGCCAGGGCCGTCGTCGAGTacgccggcgcggccggggaCGAGACGCCGCAGCTGCCACCGCCGACGCAGAACAACGACACGGCCACCGCGTTCCGGTTCCTCTCCAACCTCACCGCGCTGGTGCTCCCCGGCAAGCCGACGGTGCCGCTGTCCGTGGACACGCGCATGTTCGTCACCGTCGGGCTCGGCAACGGCGACTGCCAGCCGAAGCAGACGCTGTGCAACACGACCGACGGGACGCGTCCCCGCATCTTCTCCTCCAGCATGAACAACGcgtccttcctcctccccgacGCCGGCTCGCCGTCCATGCTCCAGGCGCACTACGACGGGAACGCGTCGGGCGTCTACACCCGCGACTTCCCCGACCGGCCGCCGGTGATCTTCGACTACACCGCGGACGCCAGTGACACCGACGAGCTCAAGTACACGACCAAGTCCACCAAGGTGCGGACGCTGCGGTACAACGAGACTGTGGAGATGGTGCTGCAGAACACGCGGCTGATCGCCAAGGAGAGCCACCCCATGCACCTCCACGGCTTCAACTTCTTCGTCCTCGCGCAGGGCTTCGGCAACTacgacgaggccgcggcggcgccggggttcAAGTTCAACCTCGTCAACCCGCAGGAGCGCAACACTGTCGCCGTCCCCACCGGCGGCTGGGCCGTCATCCGCTTCGTCGCAAACAACCCTG GGATGTGGTTCATGCACTGCCACTTCGACGCGCACCTTGATCTGGGGCTGGGAATGGTGTTCGAGGTTCAGGACGGGCCCACGGTAGAGAcatcggtgccgccgccgccattggacCTACCTCACTGCTAA
- the LOC120672758 gene encoding laccase-25-like isoform X2, with amino-acid sequence MIITAVNGRLPGPTIKVREGDTVVVHLVNESPHNMTIHWHGVFQRGSPWADGPSMVTQCPVMPGCNYTYRFNVTGQEGTLWWHAHISFLRATVYGALVIRPRGGAASYPFSPKPHREEVLLLGEWWNANVYDLERTAFLSGNITGPANAYTINGKPGDPYSNCSAADQTYKFHVRRNEKYLLRIINAALNTPMFLRVANHRFTVVAADAAYTTPYETDVVVVAPGQTVDALMAAAGAAPGRYYMVATPYDSAVGGTPPFNPATARAVVEYAGAAGDETPQLPPPTQNNDTATAFRFLSNLTALVLPGKPTVPLSVDTRMFVTVGLGNGDCQPKQTLCNTTDGTRPRIFSSSMNNASFLLPDAGSPSMLQAHYDGNASGVYTRDFPDRPPVIFDYTADASDTDELKYTTKSTKVRTLRYNETVEMVLQNTRLIAKESHPMHLHGFNFFVLAQGFGNYDEAAAAPGFKFNLVNPQERNTVAVPTGGWAVIRFVANNPGMWFMHCHFDAHLDLGLGMVFEVQDGPTVETSVPPPPLDLPHC; translated from the exons ATGATCATCACGGCGGTGAACGGGCGGCTCCCCGGACCGACCATCAAGGTCCGGGAGGGCGACACGGTGGTTGTCCACCTCGTCAACGAGTCGCCCCACAACATGACCATCCACTG gcacggcgtgttccAGCGCGGCTCGCCGTGGGCGGACGGCCCGTCGATGGTGACGCAGTGCCCCGTGATGCCGGGGTGCAACTACACGTACCGCTTCAACGTGACGGGCCAGGAAGGCACGCTGTGGTGGCACGCGCACATCTCCTTCCTCCGCGCCACCGTCTACGGCGCGCTAGTCATCcgaccccgcggcggcgccgcctcctaCCCCTTCTCCCCGAAGCCCCACCGCGAGGaggtcctcctcctcggcgagtGGTGGAACGCCAACGTCTACGACCTGGAGCGCACGGCGTTCCTCTCCGGCAACATCACGGGCCCCGCCAACGCCTACACCATCAACGGCAAGCCGGGCGACCCCTACAGCAactgctccgccgccgaccaGACGTACAAGTTTCATGTGCGGCGGAACGAGAAGTACCTGCTCCGGATCATCAACGCCGCGCTCAACACGCCCATGTTCCTCCGGGTGGCCAACCACAGATtcaccgtcgtcgccgccgacgccgcctacACGACGCCGTACGAAACggacgtggtggtggtagcGCCGGGGCAGACCGTGGACGCCCTcatggcggccgcgggcgccgcccccggccggTACTACATGGTGGCGACGCCCTACGACAGCGCCGTCGGCGGGACCCCGCCGTTCAACCCGGCCACCGCCAGGGCCGTCGTCGAGTacgccggcgcggccggggaCGAGACGCCGCAGCTGCCACCGCCGACGCAGAACAACGACACGGCCACCGCGTTCCGGTTCCTCTCCAACCTCACCGCGCTGGTGCTCCCCGGCAAGCCGACGGTGCCGCTGTCCGTGGACACGCGCATGTTCGTCACCGTCGGGCTCGGCAACGGCGACTGCCAGCCGAAGCAGACGCTGTGCAACACGACCGACGGGACGCGTCCCCGCATCTTCTCCTCCAGCATGAACAACGcgtccttcctcctccccgacGCCGGCTCGCCGTCCATGCTCCAGGCGCACTACGACGGGAACGCGTCGGGCGTCTACACCCGCGACTTCCCCGACCGGCCGCCGGTGATCTTCGACTACACCGCGGACGCCAGTGACACCGACGAGCTCAAGTACACGACCAAGTCCACCAAGGTGCGGACGCTGCGGTACAACGAGACTGTGGAGATGGTGCTGCAGAACACGCGGCTGATCGCCAAGGAGAGCCACCCCATGCACCTCCACGGCTTCAACTTCTTCGTCCTCGCGCAGGGCTTCGGCAACTacgacgaggccgcggcggcgccggggttcAAGTTCAACCTCGTCAACCCGCAGGAGCGCAACACTGTCGCCGTCCCCACCGGCGGCTGGGCCGTCATCCGCTTCGTCGCAAACAACCCTG GGATGTGGTTCATGCACTGCCACTTCGACGCGCACCTTGATCTGGGGCTGGGAATGGTGTTCGAGGTTCAGGACGGGCCCACGGTAGAGAcatcggtgccgccgccgccattggacCTACCTCACTGCTAA